One genomic region from Haloarcula sp. DT43 encodes:
- a CDS encoding AIR synthase family protein, with product MSDLGKIDREVFDRVIYPELGAERDDVVLGPTHGVDFGVIDVGGEALVTATDPLSVLPDLGFETAGRFAMDVVLADVAVSGVPPSHLSVTFTLPPAMTDDELASMWGGMAGRAEELGVSVVTGHTARYDGVDYSWVGGATALGVGSHDDVVRPDGARPGDRLVVGTGPAAEVAGLFARLFPEELGLPPERVAVAQERLSDTAVVEDAAAVASAGEVTAMHDATEGGITGALVEMADGAGVRFDVDSEAVPLADGVGTLCDALDIDPWHVSSCGTLLAAVDPADADAVVGALRDRGTPAAVVGEVREGAGLYVDGTQRSHPGADPSWEAFARLQAAADGDADE from the coding sequence GTGAGTGACCTCGGCAAGATCGACCGCGAGGTGTTCGACCGTGTCATCTACCCGGAACTGGGCGCGGAGCGCGACGACGTGGTGCTCGGGCCGACCCACGGGGTCGATTTCGGCGTGATCGACGTCGGCGGAGAGGCGCTCGTCACGGCCACGGATCCGCTGTCGGTGCTGCCCGACCTCGGATTCGAGACGGCCGGCCGCTTCGCGATGGACGTGGTGCTGGCCGACGTGGCGGTCTCCGGCGTCCCGCCGTCGCACCTCTCGGTGACGTTCACGCTCCCGCCGGCGATGACCGACGACGAGCTCGCGTCGATGTGGGGCGGCATGGCGGGTAGAGCGGAGGAACTGGGTGTGAGCGTCGTAACCGGTCACACCGCGCGCTACGACGGCGTCGACTACTCCTGGGTCGGCGGCGCGACGGCGCTCGGCGTCGGGTCCCACGACGACGTCGTCCGGCCCGACGGGGCGCGACCCGGCGACAGACTCGTCGTGGGGACCGGCCCCGCCGCCGAGGTGGCCGGCCTGTTCGCCCGCCTCTTCCCCGAGGAACTCGGCCTCCCGCCCGAGCGCGTCGCCGTCGCCCAGGAGCGCCTGTCCGACACCGCCGTCGTCGAGGACGCGGCGGCCGTCGCGAGCGCCGGCGAGGTCACGGCGATGCACGACGCGACGGAGGGCGGGATCACCGGCGCGCTCGTCGAGATGGCCGACGGCGCGGGCGTCCGGTTCGACGTGGACAGCGAGGCGGTGCCGCTGGCCGACGGCGTCGGTACGCTCTGTGACGCGCTCGACATCGACCCCTGGCACGTCAGCAGTTGCGGGACGCTGCTGGCCGCTGTCGACCCCGCCGACGCCGACGCCGTCGTCGGCGCGCTCCGGGACCGCGGAACGCCGGCCGCGGTCGTCGGCGAGGTACGCGAGGGTGCGGGACTGTACGTCGACGGGACGCAGCGGTCACACCCGGGAGCCGACCCCTCGTGGGAGGCGTTCGCGCGGTTGCAGGCGGCCGCGGACGGGGACGCCGACGAGTAG